A region of Malaciobacter marinus DNA encodes the following proteins:
- the thiE gene encoding thiamine phosphate synthase: MLNGLYVITDDILTPKESVLASIKNALDGGAKIVQLRDKISTDEQIESLILDMQNICRSYKAKFILNDRVKLAIKLQCDGLHVGKSDYENIEFIRKNFKGILGVSCYDNIAQAKKMQQQGVDYVAFGSMFNSPTKPKSKTIPLKTLSQAKKELSIPICAIGGINNKNIDTVMLQNPDMIGVISDIWKSNNIKEQSNFYSNYFKRTSNEM, encoded by the coding sequence ATGTTAAATGGTTTATATGTAATTACTGATGATATACTAACACCAAAAGAGAGTGTATTAGCAAGTATAAAAAATGCACTTGATGGTGGAGCAAAAATCGTTCAACTAAGAGATAAAATAAGTACTGATGAACAAATTGAATCACTAATACTTGATATGCAAAACATTTGTAGAAGTTATAAAGCAAAATTTATATTAAATGATAGAGTAAAACTTGCTATAAAACTTCAATGTGATGGTTTACATGTTGGTAAAAGTGATTATGAGAATATAGAGTTTATAAGAAAAAACTTCAAAGGCATTCTTGGAGTATCTTGTTATGATAATATAGCTCAAGCAAAAAAGATGCAACAACAAGGAGTAGATTATGTAGCCTTTGGTTCTATGTTTAACTCACCTACTAAACCAAAATCAAAAACCATTCCCCTAAAAACATTATCACAAGCCAAAAAAGAGTTAAGTATTCCAATATGTGCTATTGGAGGAATAAATAATAAAAACATTGACACTGTTATGTTACAAAATCCTGATATGATAGGAGTTATTAGTGATATTTGGAAAAGTAATAATATAAAAGAACAATCAAATTTTTATTCAAACTACTTTAAAAGGACTTCAAATGAAATGTAA
- a CDS encoding EAL domain-containing protein, which translates to MKCKCKQTFKICQQKSNLHFISLVPELSRKFSQFLQKLSLDFKVEENIVSLKIDNPKVFFEENFDALKTYFNSLELKEIKVYVENEQHKLSFSTILSAKPLEKFLNFIEDKTFFDILENKSITSHFQPIIDMNNNSIFGYEALVRGVMPNGDLVYPDVLFEKSARNDMDFNFDRLCRENALKTTAVKKVDAKVFINFIPTTIYDPKFCLASTVKWANQLEFDPKNIVFEVVETQKVKDTEHLKTILNYYREQGFLIALDDVGEGYSSLNMIIDLKPDIIKVDRNIINNIDKDEMKRSVYKALRNLAMENDIKILAEGVETPYELATLKNIGLDYAQGYYFAKPAAEIIRQI; encoded by the coding sequence ATGAAATGTAAATGTAAACAAACATTTAAAATATGTCAACAAAAAAGTAATCTTCACTTTATTTCACTTGTACCTGAACTTAGTAGAAAGTTTTCACAATTTTTACAAAAGCTATCATTGGATTTTAAAGTTGAAGAGAATATAGTATCACTTAAAATAGATAACCCAAAAGTATTTTTTGAAGAAAATTTTGATGCATTAAAAACATATTTTAATTCACTTGAGTTAAAAGAGATAAAAGTATATGTAGAAAATGAACAACACAAACTATCTTTTAGTACTATTTTATCTGCAAAACCTTTAGAAAAATTTTTAAATTTTATTGAAGATAAGACATTCTTTGATATATTAGAAAATAAAAGTATTACTTCTCATTTTCAACCTATAATTGACATGAATAATAACTCTATCTTTGGATATGAAGCACTTGTTAGAGGTGTGATGCCAAATGGTGATTTAGTATATCCTGATGTGTTATTTGAAAAATCTGCTAGAAATGATATGGATTTTAACTTTGATAGATTATGTAGAGAAAATGCTTTAAAAACAACAGCTGTTAAAAAAGTTGATGCAAAAGTATTTATTAACTTTATTCCTACAACTATTTATGACCCAAAATTTTGTCTTGCTTCTACTGTAAAATGGGCAAATCAATTAGAGTTTGATCCTAAGAATATTGTTTTTGAAGTAGTTGAAACACAAAAAGTAAAAGATACAGAACATTTAAAAACAATTTTAAACTACTATAGAGAACAAGGCTTTTTAATTGCCCTTGATGATGTAGGAGAGGGATACTCTTCTTTAAATATGATAATTGACTTGAAACCTGATATTATAAAAGTTGATAGAAATATCATAAATAATATTGACAAAGATGAGATGAAGCGTTCAGTTTACAAAGCTTTAAGAAACCTTGCTATGGAAAATGATATTAAGATATTAGCAGAAGGAGTTGAGACACCTTATGAATTAGCTACACTTAAAAACATTGGACTTGATTATGCACAAGGATACTACTTTGCAAAACCAGCAGCGGAGATTATTAGACAAATATGA